Proteins from one Nitrobacteraceae bacterium AZCC 2146 genomic window:
- a CDS encoding hypothetical protein (product_source=Hypo-rule applied) produces the protein MLAFTRNAAALAIGAEVSCSSEGCVINQQKLLVPNTPRLGAR, from the coding sequence ATGCTGGCGTTCACCAGAAACGCCGCCGCTTTGGCTATCGGCGCCGAAGTGTCCTGCTCAAGCGAAGGGTGCGTGATCAACCAACAGAAGCTCTTGGTGCCGAACACCCCGCGTCTTGGCGCGCGATAG
- a CDS encoding hypothetical protein (product_source=Hypo-rule applied; superfamily=52374) translates to MRDAQEQINFDAPAVLRKWPSLNGERISKSMGARPYIVADGTLDDCIRQFMAKPESARHLYEIHTIPQSTLVSATMSPEQILEIARLRDFH, encoded by the coding sequence ATGCGCGATGCACAAGAACAGATCAACTTCGACGCGCCCGCTGTTCTCCGAAAATGGCCCTCTCTCAATGGAGAGCGGATCAGTAAATCCATGGGCGCCCGCCCCTATATTGTAGCCGATGGCACGCTGGACGATTGCATCCGGCAGTTCATGGCCAAGCCCGAGAGCGCCCGCCATCTCTACGAGATCCACACGATCCCTCAAAGTACACTGGTCAGCGCGACGATGTCCCCGGAGCAGATACTAGAAATCGCCCGGCTGCGAGATTTTCACTAG
- a CDS encoding hypothetical protein (product_source=Hypo-rule applied) gives MKVQGQVSGDTMSPICVAFFIECVAMTTLKRTQRGRAKGWKMPPNTVGVDPPSKWRNPYWIINEVGLPWITDARDKSMPVSNYEVDAL, from the coding sequence ATGAAAGTTCAGGGGCAGGTCAGCGGCGACACTATGTCTCCAATCTGCGTTGCATTTTTCATTGAGTGTGTCGCCATGACAACACTAAAACGAACTCAGCGCGGCCGCGCCAAGGGGTGGAAGATGCCGCCGAATACGGTAGGCGTCGACCCTCCCAGCAAGTGGCGAAACCCGTACTGGATCATTAACGAAGTGGGCTTGCCCTGGATCACAGACGCGCGCGACAAGTCGATGCCAGTCTCTAATTACGAAGTCGACGCGCTATGA
- a CDS encoding transposase InsO family protein (product_source=COG2801; cath_funfam=3.30.420.10; cog=COG2801; pfam=PF13683; superfamily=53098), whose translation MTTLIEQRGKPAMIVSDNGTEFTSNAMLGWAEEHNIVWHFIAPGKPMQNSFCESFNGRMRDELLNETLFFGLDHARTRITDWADDYNDQRPHSALGYLTPAAYAAKLTATCDRLRNPDQLRRSHVALPAPDGVKTAETLIVAG comes from the coding sequence TTGACCACGCTGATCGAGCAGCGCGGCAAGCCGGCAATGATCGTCTCGGATAATGGTACTGAGTTCACGTCGAACGCCATGCTGGGCTGGGCGGAAGAACACAACATTGTCTGGCACTTCATCGCACCGGGCAAACCCATGCAGAACAGCTTTTGCGAGAGTTTTAATGGTCGGATGCGGGACGAGCTTCTCAATGAAACCCTGTTCTTCGGCCTCGATCACGCCCGAACCCGCATCACTGATTGGGCCGATGACTACAATGACCAGCGCCCGCATTCGGCGTTGGGCTATCTCACCCCGGCGGCTTACGCCGCTAAACTCACCGCAACATGCGATCGGCTGCGCAACCCCGACCAGCTCCGCCGATCGCATGTTGCTCTACCCGCGCCTGACGGCGTAAAAACCGCCGAGACTCTAATCGTCGCTGGATGA
- a CDS encoding transposase InsO family protein (product_source=COG2801; cog=COG2801; pfam=PF13276; superfamily=46689), with amino-acid sequence MVGPAAKREGVAHLQAALGLSERRACSIVNADRKMIRYRSRRPPDTELRTHLRELANERKRFGYRRLFVLLRQKGEPSGINRIYRLYREEGLTVRKRRARRRAMGARAPILVEARPNARWSLDFVHDQFASGRRFRILNIVDDVTRECLAAIPDTSISGRRGTRIDHADRAARQAGNDRLG; translated from the coding sequence ATGGTAGGGCCCGCCGCCAAGCGCGAAGGTGTCGCGCATCTGCAGGCCGCGCTGGGCCTCTCAGAACGGCGGGCCTGCTCAATCGTCAATGCCGATCGCAAAATGATCCGCTATCGGTCACGCCGGCCACCGGACACCGAACTGCGCACGCATCTACGTGAGCTTGCCAATGAACGAAAACGCTTCGGCTACCGCCGGCTGTTCGTCCTGCTGCGGCAGAAAGGCGAGCCATCGGGCATCAACCGCATCTACCGGCTCTATCGGGAGGAAGGCCTCACCGTGCGCAAGCGGCGCGCTCGACGCCGCGCTATGGGGGCGCGGGCGCCGATCCTCGTTGAAGCAAGGCCGAATGCTCGTTGGTCGCTGGATTTTGTCCACGACCAATTCGCCTCCGGCCGCCGATTCCGGATCCTGAACATCGTTGATGACGTCACCCGGGAATGCCTGGCGGCGATCCCCGACACATCGATCTCGGGACGGCGTGGCACGCGAATTGACCACGCTGATCGAGCAGCGCGGCAAGCCGGCAATGATCGTCTCGGATAA
- a CDS encoding putative transposase (product_source=KO:K07497; cog=COG2963; ko=KO:K07497; pfam=PF01527; smart=SM00005; superfamily=46689), protein MKRARFTEEQIIGVLREHEAGAKTADLARKHGVSEATLYNWKAKYGGMDVPEAKRLKQLEDENAKLKKLLAEQMLDAAALRELLAKKW, encoded by the coding sequence ATGAAGCGAGCCCGGTTTACGGAAGAACAGATCATAGGCGTACTGCGGGAGCATGAGGCGGGCGCCAAGACCGCCGATCTCGCCCGCAAGCACGGCGTCTCGGAAGCGACGCTGTATAATTGGAAGGCCAAATACGGCGGCATGGATGTCCCCGAGGCCAAGCGGCTGAAGCAGCTCGAGGACGAGAACGCCAAGTTGAAGAAGCTGTTGGCGGAGCAGATGCTGGATGCAGCCGCACTCCGCGAGCTTCTGGCAAAAAAATGGTAG
- a CDS encoding hypothetical protein (product_source=Hypo-rule applied; transmembrane_helix_parts=Outside_1_39,TMhelix_40_62,Inside_63_66), giving the protein MVTMISLPNGSPIWVIKAARFSATVRWETTGSDQLKMLRGALIIVVSLAAVIMTVGYVLLAMKIFG; this is encoded by the coding sequence ATGGTTACGATGATTTCCCTCCCGAACGGGTCACCTATTTGGGTGATTAAAGCAGCGCGGTTTTCGGCAACTGTACGCTGGGAAACCACTGGGTCGGATCAACTCAAGATGCTTCGAGGAGCCTTGATCATCGTCGTTTCTCTCGCGGCCGTCATCATGACTGTGGGTTATGTCTTGCTCGCCATGAAGATCTTCGGTTAG